A single region of the Streptomyces sp. ITFR-16 genome encodes:
- a CDS encoding PPOX class F420-dependent oxidoreductase has translation MNTSPGLVPFEKQYAVLLTSHKRDGSGVGTPVNLAVEGDHAYFRTYSSAWKVKRMRNFPEVELAPSTLRGKPTGPEIRARVRLLPEHGPESAHAASLIKHKYPVMHGVLVPLAHRIKRDRTLHYEVRPVGA, from the coding sequence ATGAACACGAGCCCGGGGCTCGTCCCCTTCGAGAAGCAGTACGCGGTGCTGCTCACCAGCCACAAGCGCGACGGCTCGGGCGTGGGCACACCGGTCAACCTCGCGGTCGAGGGCGATCACGCCTACTTCCGCACCTACTCCTCCGCCTGGAAGGTCAAGCGGATGCGGAACTTCCCCGAGGTGGAGCTCGCGCCCTCCACGCTCCGGGGGAAGCCCACCGGGCCGGAGATCAGGGCGCGGGTGCGGCTGCTGCCGGAGCACGGCCCGGAGAGCGCGCATGCCGCGTCGCTGATCAAGCACAAGTACCCGGTCATGCACGGCGTGCTCGTCCCGCTGGCGCACCGGATCAAGCGGGACCGGACCCTGCACTACGAGGTCCGGCCGGTCGGCGCCTGA
- a CDS encoding WD40 repeat domain-containing protein, whose product MRSYRLTSLGAAALLSFAVAAPAAADEGGADRSFTIEDPRITESSGLAASRAHPGIYWTHNDSDDGPYVFAVDSRTGKTVATITMKGVGEPRDVEAISLGPDGDLYVGDIGDNLDGSWDHVWIYRFPEPKVLRDATVRATQFDVRYADGPRNAEALMVHPKTGRVYIASKKEGGGGLYEGPAKLTAGTDNVFRRVGEVPWVTDGAFSPDGKELVLRSYFSARGYAFADGRLGKDYPVESPLLRQAESVTYTADGSALMYGTEGPQSDVVRVDLKNGGGDGGGGSDRSGSGGKQSSSGGGDGSPVKGTTLTGVAVLAGIGLLFFLGRRRRQG is encoded by the coding sequence ATGCGTTCGTATCGACTGACCTCTCTCGGCGCCGCCGCGCTCCTCTCCTTCGCGGTGGCGGCGCCCGCCGCGGCCGACGAGGGCGGGGCCGACCGGAGCTTCACGATCGAGGACCCCCGGATCACCGAGTCCAGCGGCCTGGCCGCCAGCCGCGCCCACCCGGGGATCTACTGGACGCACAACGACAGCGACGACGGGCCCTACGTCTTCGCGGTCGACTCCCGGACCGGGAAGACCGTTGCGACGATCACCATGAAGGGCGTCGGCGAGCCCCGCGACGTCGAGGCGATCTCGCTCGGGCCCGACGGCGATCTGTACGTCGGTGACATCGGCGACAACCTGGACGGCAGCTGGGACCACGTCTGGATCTACCGCTTCCCGGAGCCGAAGGTGCTGCGGGACGCGACGGTCCGGGCCACGCAGTTCGACGTCAGGTACGCGGACGGCCCGCGCAATGCGGAAGCGCTGATGGTCCACCCGAAGACGGGCCGGGTCTACATCGCGTCGAAGAAGGAGGGCGGCGGCGGTCTGTACGAGGGCCCCGCGAAGCTCACGGCCGGCACGGACAACGTCTTCCGGCGCGTGGGCGAGGTGCCGTGGGTGACGGACGGGGCGTTCTCGCCCGACGGGAAGGAGCTGGTCCTGCGCTCCTACTTCAGCGCGCGCGGCTACGCCTTCGCCGACGGGCGGCTGGGCAAGGACTACCCGGTCGAGTCGCCCCTGCTGCGGCAGGCCGAGTCGGTGACGTACACGGCGGACGGCTCCGCCCTGATGTACGGCACCGAGGGGCCGCAGAGCGATGTGGTGCGGGTGGACCTGAAGAACGGGGGCGGGGACGGCGGCGGCGGTTCGGACCGGTCCGGCTCCGGGGGGAAGCAGTCGTCGTCCGGCGGCGGGGACGGTTCACCGGTCAAGGGCACCACGCTGACCGGCGTCGCGGTGCTCGCCGGCATCGGGCTGCTGTTCTTCCTGGGGCGCCGGCGCCGGCAGGGGTGA
- a CDS encoding GDSL-type esterase/lipase family protein, which yields MRFMCVGDSMTIGRAGDFTWRYRMWQHLTASFDGAFALVGPRTELYDTITGTPVSQAYAAEDFPAPARRHLAGWGEGWLHMAPVIADTVAEHRADVLLVSLGLIDLGFYTDSGQTAANARAFLTAARTANPHIRCVLLPVIPNIRAESDAPFAAECARFNELLAKAVADLDHPASPVLLASRPTDYDIHTDTYDGTHPGPTGEHRLAAAYADAMHQAWGVGGAYAWTPDRLRPGVHASAR from the coding sequence ATGCGTTTCATGTGCGTCGGCGATTCCATGACCATCGGACGCGCCGGGGACTTCACATGGCGCTACCGCATGTGGCAGCACCTGACGGCGTCCTTCGACGGCGCTTTCGCGCTGGTCGGCCCGCGCACCGAGCTGTACGACACCATCACGGGCACCCCGGTCTCGCAGGCGTACGCCGCCGAGGACTTCCCGGCCCCCGCCCGCCGCCATCTGGCCGGCTGGGGCGAGGGCTGGCTGCACATGGCCCCGGTGATCGCGGACACGGTCGCCGAGCACCGCGCGGACGTCCTGCTGGTCTCGCTGGGCCTGATAGACCTCGGCTTCTACACGGACAGCGGGCAGACCGCGGCGAACGCCCGCGCCTTCCTGACCGCGGCCCGCACGGCGAACCCCCACATCAGGTGCGTGCTCCTGCCGGTCATCCCGAACATACGCGCCGAGTCGGACGCCCCCTTCGCCGCGGAGTGCGCCCGCTTCAACGAACTCCTCGCCAAGGCCGTCGCGGACCTGGACCACCCCGCCTCCCCGGTCCTGCTGGCCTCGCGCCCCACGGACTACGACATCCACACGGACACCTACGACGGGACCCACCCGGGCCCCACGGGCGAACACCGCCTGGCGGCGGCGTACGCGGACGCGATGCACCAGGCGTGGGGGGTGGGCGGGGCGTACGCGTGGACCCCGGACCGGCTTCGGCCCGGGGTCCACGCCTCCGCCCGCTAG
- a CDS encoding SMR family transporter, giving the protein MSPTSSSTANSWLMLLLAGLFEIGYALSVGGSHGFTRLTWSLVAVVFFLLTLWALSVGLRTIDVGTGYAVWAGIGAAGAAALGPVFFEESLTPAQASWLGLIIAGVVWLKLADRTRSADTR; this is encoded by the coding sequence ATGTCCCCGACCAGCTCCTCCACCGCCAACTCCTGGCTCATGCTTCTTCTCGCCGGCCTCTTCGAGATCGGCTACGCGCTCTCCGTCGGCGGCAGCCACGGCTTCACCCGGCTGACGTGGTCCCTGGTCGCCGTCGTCTTCTTCCTGCTGACGCTGTGGGCCCTGAGCGTGGGCCTGCGCACCATCGACGTCGGTACCGGCTATGCCGTCTGGGCGGGCATCGGGGCGGCCGGAGCGGCCGCACTCGGCCCGGTCTTCTTCGAGGAGAGCCTCACCCCCGCCCAGGCGTCGTGGCTCGGCCTCATCATCGCGGGGGTCGTCTGGCTCAAGCTCGCCGACCGGACGCGGAGCGCCGACACGCGCTAG
- a CDS encoding multidrug efflux SMR transporter yields MQWVHLAVAVVFEIGVALAAGKAEGFTNRTWTTVTLVSGALGTYFLSRALLTFDVGVGYALWTSVSGVGITLLGATLFGQRLDWRKALGILAIIAGVVGLQLSGAA; encoded by the coding sequence ATGCAGTGGGTCCACCTCGCCGTCGCCGTGGTCTTCGAGATCGGCGTCGCCCTCGCGGCCGGCAAGGCCGAAGGCTTCACCAACCGGACCTGGACGACCGTGACCCTCGTCAGCGGCGCCCTGGGCACGTACTTCCTCAGCAGGGCCCTGCTGACCTTCGACGTCGGCGTCGGCTACGCCCTGTGGACGTCCGTCTCTGGCGTCGGCATCACGCTGCTCGGCGCCACGCTCTTCGGGCAGCGCCTCGACTGGCGCAAGGCGCTGGGCATCCTCGCCATCATCGCCGGAGTCGTCGGACTGCAGCTCAGCGGCGCCGCCTGA
- a CDS encoding MarR family transcriptional regulator produces the protein MATAPSHTSDHAVWNRMLVLHAQVERELALALQRANGVGLSEFRSLEHLHHSEDGELRMQDLAERVGLEPSSVSRLVGRLEKSGFAYKDLCPSDKRGVYAVITDEGRRRYEAARATYAEALSSSLNALSANPELATTVQAVRTARS, from the coding sequence ATGGCCACCGCCCCCTCGCACACGTCCGACCACGCCGTCTGGAACCGCATGCTCGTGCTGCACGCCCAGGTGGAGCGGGAACTGGCCCTGGCGCTGCAACGCGCCAACGGCGTGGGCCTGTCCGAGTTCCGCTCCCTGGAACACCTGCACCACTCCGAGGACGGTGAGCTGCGCATGCAGGACCTGGCCGAACGGGTGGGCCTGGAACCGTCCTCGGTCAGCCGCCTGGTGGGGCGCCTGGAGAAGTCCGGCTTCGCGTACAAGGACCTGTGCCCGTCCGACAAGCGCGGCGTCTACGCCGTGATCACGGACGAGGGACGCCGCCGCTACGAGGCCGCCCGCGCCACCTACGCCGAAGCACTGTCCTCGTCCCTCAACGCCCTGAGCGCCAACCCCGAACTCGCCACGACGGTCCAGGCCGTGCGCACGGCCCGGAGCTGA
- a CDS encoding alpha/beta hydrolase — translation MTDATNTPPIVFVHGTRFSAGQWSPQLTALQPDFRTTAIDLPGHGARSAQPWSLDAATEIIASAVDTLDGGPALVVGHSLGGYAALEFARRHPARLRGLVLAGASASTRGRWATPYRWIAGLVPRLPPDRLTRWNDRLLRRTYPPEVVGATIRSGYAFHTLPAAWGEVLGRYDAGSMRHVTAPVLILNGEKDTVFRSGEQAFARAHPNARIELIPRARHLANFDDPKAFTDAIRRFAQQLPARA, via the coding sequence ATGACCGACGCGACGAACACACCACCCATCGTCTTCGTCCACGGAACCCGCTTCAGCGCGGGCCAGTGGAGCCCGCAACTCACGGCGCTCCAGCCCGACTTCCGCACCACCGCCATCGACCTCCCGGGCCACGGTGCCCGCTCCGCCCAGCCCTGGAGCCTGGACGCGGCGACGGAGATCATCGCCTCGGCAGTGGACACGCTGGACGGCGGACCTGCCCTGGTCGTCGGCCATTCGCTCGGCGGATACGCCGCCCTGGAGTTCGCCCGGCGCCACCCCGCCCGACTGCGAGGTCTGGTCCTCGCCGGGGCCAGCGCCTCGACGCGCGGCCGGTGGGCCACGCCGTACCGCTGGATCGCCGGGCTCGTCCCCCGCCTACCGCCGGACCGCCTGACCCGCTGGAACGACCGGCTGCTGCGCCGCACGTATCCCCCCGAGGTGGTCGGGGCGACCATCCGCTCCGGCTACGCCTTCCACACCCTCCCGGCCGCCTGGGGCGAGGTCCTGGGCCGCTACGACGCCGGCTCGATGCGCCATGTGACGGCCCCGGTCCTCATCCTGAACGGCGAGAAGGACACGGTCTTCCGCTCCGGCGAACAAGCCTTCGCCCGAGCCCACCCGAACGCCCGCATCGAACTGATCCCCCGAGCCCGCCACCTCGCGAACTTCGACGACCCCAAGGCCTTCACCGACGCAATCCGCCGCTTCGCCCAGCAGTTGCCGGCACGCGCCTGA